The Deinococcus hopiensis KR-140 sequence GCGGCGGCGGACCTCGCGCCCCAGCTTGCTGCGGCCCGCGAGGCCCTGCTGCGCGGGGACGACGTGAATGTGGACGCCCTGTGGGCCGTACTCGAACGCCGCATGGGCGAAGCGGCGCAACAGCGCGAGGACTTCGACGCCCGCGCCGATCACGTCATCAGTGAGTACGACACCGTGCGCCACCTGGCCGGCGAAACGATCCGCTCGCTGGGGCGACTTGCCGACGCGCTGCGCGCCCAGCGCCGTCTGGGGCCGATGTCCGTCGAGGCCCGCGAGCGCTACGCCCACACCCTGACCGACGCTGAGGGCCTGCTGGCCGAGGCGAGGGCCGAGTATCAGGCCGCCCAGGAGGTCACGGCCAGCTTCGGCGAGGACGCCCTGAGCGGCCTGCTGGACGTCTTCGACTTTGGGGGCGACGCGGGTGGGGCCGGTGGAGGCCTGTTCGGGGACCTGGGTGGCCCTGAGACGGCCCCCGCCGCTCCATCTGCCCCCGCGTCGCCCAGCGCCGACGTCCCCACCTTCTCCGGCACTGCTCCGGCCCTCACCCTGCCCGACGACACCTGGCTGACCCGGGGAGGCCGCATCACGGCGGGCAGCGCCACGAACATGGCCGCGCAGGAGGTGGCGGGCCTGCTTGACCTCGCCCTGAACATGGGCGTGCGGACCGTGCGGCTCGAAGACGAACGCGGGGCCTGGGCCGCCCGGCAAGACGGCCTGGGCGCGTGGCGGCTGGCCCATGGCCCCAACCTCCAGACCATCGAAGACCGGCTGGGCGGCTGGCTGACGACAGGGGAATTCGGGGGATAGGCTGCGGGGATGAGCGCCGCCTTCCCCCTCCTGCTCCACCAGTCCCGCCTGCTGCACGGTCCCGAAGAGCAGCGCGCGCTGGGCGCCGCCCTGACTGAGGTGCTGCCGCCCGGCGCGGTGCTGTTTCTGGAAGGCGAACTCGGCGCGGGCAAGACCACGCTGACGGGCGGACTGGTGGAGGCCCTGGGCTTCGCAGAACCCGTCACCAGCCCCACCTACGCCCTGATGCACCCCTACCCCACGCCAGCGGGACGCG is a genomic window containing:
- the tsaE gene encoding tRNA (adenosine(37)-N6)-threonylcarbamoyltransferase complex ATPase subunit type 1 TsaE, which encodes MSAAFPLLLHQSRLLHGPEEQRALGAALTEVLPPGAVLFLEGELGAGKTTLTGGLVEALGFAEPVTSPTYALMHPYPTPAGRVLHVDAYRVRDAGELYEMDLEDLIVQSRLTVIEWGEGLYADYPDAPILWLEHVPGEPDVRRATRVR